In the Gorilla gorilla gorilla isolate KB3781 chromosome 1, NHGRI_mGorGor1-v2.1_pri, whole genome shotgun sequence genome, CAGTCGCTTCAGCGGCTTTTTCAGCTCTGGCCCCAGCACCAGCGCCTTTGGCCGGGTATGTGGCCCCATCTGCCCAGGGTCAGGCAGCTGGCTGGCCGTGACCCCTGACCCTGACCAGGGTATCTTTCCAGGAGGTAGACAAGATGGAGCAGCTGGAAGgcaagctgcacacctacagcctCTTCGGGCTGCCCAGGCTGCCCCGGGGGCTGCGCTTTGACCATGActcctgggaggaggaggacgaTGAGGACGAGGATGAGGACAATGCCTGCCTGAGGCTGGAGGACAGCTGGCGGGAGCTCATTGATGGGCATGAGGTGAGTGCGGGCCACAGTGCCGCTCCCTCCTTGTCCCGAAAGGAGGACAGCCGTCGGGAGGACCCAGTGATCAGATGTTCCGTGGGATGCCCCAAAGAGGCCACCGTTACCATTAGCCCACTTTGGAGACACTGAGGCTAGATGAAAATGGTGTGCTGCTTGGCTGTTTTAATGGCAGAGGAGGGCCCAGATCTTGGGTGTCTTAACTGTGATTACTCATGTAGTGTCAAGGGTGACCCTGCTCCTCTTGGGACCTCCATGTCCCCATTGGGAAAATGAGAGAGTTGCATGCAGGTTGCTTATCCTCCCCGGCCACCCTAAGGTGCTCCAGGCCTCTTGAATGACCCATCCTGCCCTCCCTCTAGAAGCTGACCCGGCGGCAGTGCCACCAGCAGGAGGCGGTGTGGGAGCTGCTGCACACGGAGGCCTCCTACATCAGGAAACTGCGGGTGATCATCAACGTGAGTAGGGGCTGCGCTGGTCCCCGTGACCACCCTGCCCCCCTCTTTCTGACAGCCCTCAGCTGAGTCTGAGCCTTTGCAGAAGGAGCAGGTGCCTGGCAATGAGGTGGGGGCAGGAAAGTCAGACAAGGGCTGCGCCCAGGGAGGAGGTGCCTCCTAGAGGAACCTGGGAGGGGGCTTTGGGCAGGTTTGTCAGGTTCAGCTGAATTAGCACAGGTGAGGCCTCATTCTTTCACTTTCGTTCAGTGGCTGTTTCCCAACACTTGCTGTGTGCTGGGTGCCCAGCAGGCCACGCCCTGGACGGGACAGAGTGAGCTGGCAGTGTAGGGATTTCGGCTCAGGGAGGGGAGCACCTACCCTGGGCTTGGAGCTTCCTGGAGGGAGGAAGCACCCTCAGAGGTGAAATCTGGAGGCTAAGCCAGGGCAGAGGTGGAGAAGGGAATTCCAGGCGTGGCTTCAAGGCCAGTCTCCCCCGAGCTTCCCTCCAGGAGGGACCAGGGCAGTGTGACCTCGGGAGGGCTATGAGGACTGGGTCTTTCCTCAGGGTCTGGACTACCCAGGTGCGAAGGCCAAAGGGTACAGCCTTCTTATCCGTGGCTGCTGTGGGGCCTCCTGGAacggggaaggggaaggagtggCAGGGGAGCCTGAGGCTGGGTGGGGCCCTAGGGCTGAGACAGCCTCCCGACCCCAGTCACACCATCCCCTGATCCCACAGCTGTTCCTGTGTTGCCTCCTGAACCTGCAAGAGTCAGGGCTGCTGTGTGAGGTGCGCTGGGATTCAGGGGCGGCAGCGGGTGAGGTACCAGGAAGGAGGGCGGGATCTGGACCTGGGGCGGGGCTAACCTGGCGGAGGGGCGAGGCCAACCGCACCTCCCGCCGCGCCCAGGTGGAGGCGGAGCGCCTGTTCAGCAACATCCCGGAGATCGCGCAGCTGCACCGCAGGCTGTGGGCTAGCGTGATGGCGCCGGTGCTGGAGAAGGCGCGGCGCACGCGAGCGCTGCTGCAGCCCGGGGACTTCCTCAAAGGCTTCAAGATGGTACGGGCGGGGCCGGGCGCAGGCGGGGGCactgaggcagggctggggcgCCGAAAAGCCTCCACGGCCCGATCCGGTCTGCCCAGCATCCCCAACCTCCCCCAGGCCCGTAACCGCACTTGACCCCTTGTGGCCGAGGGTGAGGAATTACGAGGCGGTCGCCCGGGTTTGAGCCTCCACCTGACCATCTACCCCTGATCCCTGGCCACGGGTGGTCACTTTGgctgaggctcagtttcctcatctggaaacagGGATCATAAGCTTGCTGCCCCCTTGGGGTGGTCGCCCAAGTGCAGTAAGGAAGCGCTTGCGCAGCGCCTGGCGCGGGCCGGCCCGCAGGGAGCGCGCGGTAACCGGCGCCGTGGTTGTTCTGCCCCGGGCCAGTTCGGCTCGCTCTTCAAGCCCTACATCCGCTACTGCATGGAGGAGGAGGGCTGCATGGAGTACATGCGCGGCCTGCTGCGCGACAACGACCTCTTCCGGGCCTACATCACGGTGAGGGCGCGCGTGCCGTGGGCGGGGGCGCAGGAGGACGAGACCCTGGACGGGGCCGGGTGGGGCGGGGCCTGCCCTGAGCCCCGCCCCCACTCCCCCACCGCAGTGGGCGGAGAAGCACCCACAGTGCCAGAGGCTGAAGCTGAGCGACATGCTGGCCAAACCCCACCAGCGGCTCACCAAGTACCCGCTGCTGCTCAAGTCGGTGCTGAGGAAGACCGAGGAGCCGCGCGCCAAGGAGGCCGTCGTCGCCATGGTAACCCTGATGGCCAGCGGGAGCCGTCTCCCCTGCGCGGCTCTCTGGTCCGTCATGACCCTGGACCTGAAACTCCCTCGCCTGCCCCTAGATCGGCTCCGTGGAGCGCTTCATCCACCACGTGAACGCGTGCATGCGGCAGCGGCAGGAGCGGCAGCGGCTGGCGGCCGTGGTGAGCCGCATCGACGCCTACGAGGTGGTGGAAAGCAGCAGCGACGAAGTGGACAAGGTGGGCGTGTGTGTCTGCGGGGGTTGCCGGCTGGGAGAGAAGAAGGCCCAGCTGGCAGGCAGGGGCTGTGCTGGGCATCTCACTGAGGATGCCTAGCTGAGATGGGAGTCAGGCTGTGGCCTCCCCTACGCTCACGCCATCCGTCCCCAGCTCCTGAAGGAATTTCTGCACCTGGACTTGACAGCGCCCATCCCCGGCGCCTCCCCGGAGGAGACGCGGCAGCTGCTGCTGGAGGGGAGCCTGAGGATGAAGGAGGGGAAGGACAGCAAGGTGATTCCAgggccacccccacccctgtgCCCTGTCCTTCCTAGGGACCTCCTGGGCCCCAGTCACTGGTTCTCAGCTCTGCAGTCCCTTGGGTGGTTACTGAAGAACCAGTGACCTTGTCATAGTGAATGACAGTTCTCTGCCTGCCATTCACAAATCCAGCAGTAGGGTCCTAGCCCTTGAAGACACCAGTTGTGCCCATTTGTTGGTGCCACATGGGTTCCTGGTGGGAGGGCAGCCATATTCCACAAGTGGGCCAGGAACCCCAGAGCCTTGCTACCATGCCATGGCCCCTTCAGGCATGGGGCAGGCTGAGAGCTTGCACACGGTGACTTCAAAGTCACCAGTCTTCTTTTTAATGTAAACTTGTATTGAGATAAGTCATCAACGTACATCTCAGTGAAAGAGAATCATCTtcctcttcattttaattttacttgaagGTTCTTGGTGGGAGGAGTGTTTGACAAAAACCGAGTGCTCCCAGGGGAGGCTCGTGCCACAgtccccggccctgaccctgctGGCCTCTCTGGCCACCCCCCCTCCTGCCACTGCAGATGGATGTGTACTGCTTCCTCTTCACGGATCTGCTGTTGGTGACCAAGGCAGTGAAGAAGGCAGAGAGGACCAGGGTCATCAGGCCACCCCTGCTGGTGGACAAGATTGTGTGCCGGGAGCTACGGGACCCTGGTAAGGAGCCCTGGTTCCCTGTTCCTGGTCAGGGGCTGTGATGGGTGGGGGCCATTGTCTCTGTTGACACTGACTTGGGCCTTCCCTAACCAGGGTCCTTCCTCCTTATCTACCTGAATGAGTTTCACAGTGCTGTAGGGGCCTACACGTTCCAGGCCAGCGGCCAGGCCTTGTGCCGTGGCTGGGTGGACACCATTTACAATGCCCAGGTGAGTGCAGAGTAGTGAGTGGGTGGGCAAGGCAGATTAGGGAGATGCTGGTCACAACCCATTCTGTCCCATGTACCCCAACCTTGCCTGCAGAACCAGCTGCAACAGCTGCGTGCACAGGAGCCCCCAGGCAGTCAGCAGCCCCTGCAGAgcctggaagaggaggaggatgagcaggaggaggaagaggaggaggaggaggaggaggaaggcgaGGACAGTGGCACTTCAGCTGCCAGCTCCCCTACCATCATGCGGAAAAGCAGCGGTAGCCCCGACTCTCAGCACTGGTACGTCTGCTCATGACCACCCAGCAGGTCAAACCAGGACAAGTACTCTAGCCCAGGACTCCTGAAGGCCCATCCACGCTCCCTTCCTCCCAATGGCCTCTTGTCATGAACACTGTGGGAGTGGGGCTCTGTCTCCCCCAGAGTCCGGGTGGGGAGGGCAGACACCTTTCCATGTGCTGCCAGCCCTGATCCATTCGTGGTGGCTGCCTGGGGTGCTGTGCTGAGGATCCTTAGGGCAGATTCAGCCTTGGCAGGGAAGAGTGCTGGGCTCGCTGCTGAGGTCTGTTGTGGGCACTGGAGCCGGAAGATCTGACACACCTGCCACATGCTGCCATCTCTGAGCCTCCAGCCCCAGGAGGGCAGAGGGTATAAACCACTGTGCATTGCCCAGCCTGGGGCTGCCTCAGGCCATCTAGGTTTCATGGCCTGGGCTGACTCTGCTCCTGGCCCCACAGTGCCTCAGATGGCTCCACGGAGACCCTGGCCATGGTTGTGGTAGAGCCCGGGCACACGCTGTCCTCCCCCGAGTTCGACGGCGGTCCTTTCAGCTCCCAGTCTGATGAGACCTCTCTCAGCACCACTGCCTCATCTGCCACGCCCACCAGTGAGCTGCTGCCCCTGGGTCCGGTGGACGGCCGCTCCTGCTCCATGGACTCTGCCTACGGCACCCTCTCCCCAACCTCCTTACAAGACTTTGTGGCCCCAGGCCCCATGGCAGAGCTAGTGCCTCGGGCCCCAGAGTCCCCACAAGctccttcccctccaccctcGCCCCGTCTCCGCCGCCGCACCCCTGTCCAGCTGTTGACCTGCCCGCCCTACCTGCTCAAGTCTAAGTCGGAGGCCAGCCTCCTCCAGCTGCTGGCAGGGGCTGGCACCCATGGGACACCCTCTGCCCCCAGCCGCAGCCTGTCAGAGCTCTGCCTGGCTGTTCCAGCCCCAGGTATTAGGACTCAGGGCTCCCCTCAGGAAGCTGGGCCCAGCTGGGATTGCCGAGGGGCCCCTAGCCCTGGCAGTGGTCCTGGGCTAGTCAGCTGCTTGGCCGGGGAACCTGCAGGCTCCCACAGGAAGAGGTGTGGAGACCTGCCCTCGGGGGCCTCTCCCAGGGTCCAGCCTGAGCCCCCACCAGGGGTCTCTGCCCAGCACAGGAAGCTGACCCTGGCCCAGCTCTACCGAATCAGGACCACCTTGCTGCTTAACTCCACGCTCACTGCCTCGTGAGTGGCCTGGACTGGGGTAGGGCAGGTGGCTCAGGGCACTGGCATGGGGGCCCACTCATGCCTGGGAGCATCGCATTTGGGGAGGGTCATGGCGGAGGGAGCCTGAACCCTGCCCAGTGTCTGGGTGCAGGGGGCTGTGGTGGGCAGCAGTGAAGGGGCCTGAGGAGTGCCGTGGGGAAGAGAGGGTGACCAGAGCCACTCTGAATGGCGTCAGCCAAAGAAGGactctgtcccctccccaccctgtAGGGAGGTCTGAGCAGAGGGAGGCCCCCAAGAGTGCCATTGACCAAGAGACAGCAGACAGCCTGCCTCCTGGGGCGTGCCGGCACCTGCTTCAGCTACTGCCTCCTGTAATCATGAGCCGGATGCTGGGCAGGATCCCTGCCTACGCCCAGGCCCGATTTGCGCTTTGCCAGACTGGATGGAGTGGAGGAGGCCCAGGCCACAGTACCACCCCACCTGCCCAGGCAGCCCCTCGTCACCTACTCCCCGAAGTTACCAGCTCAGCTCGAGTCTTCAGGGCTGGGCTCCTAGGCTGCCCATCCCACTTCTACCCTCACTGGCCTCCAGTGGGATTCActcctgccctgcccccaccttcCCAGTCCCACAGGCCACCCCTGGCTTGGGCTGGGTTCTGTAAAGTTACGTATTTATTGAGCTTTTGGTTCTTTTATAAAGACTTGTCTAGACTCCACTGGGAAGAGTCCTTTGCTTTGGGGCCCAGTGACTCGGGGCACTTGAGTTCAGGGCGGCCTCCTTGTGTTCCTGTGCTCCTCCACTTGCCACGGATGGGCCACGGATGGAGCTTGCCATGGGAAGCACTGGGAAGTAATGGGGTGTGGGATGCCACCAGACCAACACCCCCAGACTTCCCCACCTTCAGCCACCATCAGATCCTCTCCCCAGGTGCCCCCCGGTGATTCAGGGCTGAATCTGCCCAGTTCCCACACTCAGGCCATCCCTCTTGGGAAGGTGGGTCCTCCATGGGGGTCCCttcaggagctttttttttttttttaatagagtctcactctgtcacctaggttggagtgcagtggtgtgatgtcggctcactgcaacctctgcctcccgggttcaaacgattctcctgccccagccactctagtagctggaactgcaggtgtgcaccaccatgccgggctagtttttgtattttaagtagagacggcatttcaccatattggtcaggctggtctcgaactcctgaccccaagtgttccgcccgcctctgcctcccatagtgctagaattacaggcctgagctactgcGCTTGGCCCCTTGCGGTACTTTTGGCCCAACCTCCTCCATGGCTGGGGGCGCGGAGGCCGAGAGAGAAGTCACTTGCCCTGGCTCTGCCTTGAAGTGGTTCTCAGGGTTGGGGCGAGACTCGGGGTGGGGACCGAGATGCAGCTCTATCCTGTGCCCCTGGTCGCAGCAGGCAGCCCAGCGCTTCGCGTGTTCTACTTGGCCTGTCCGCTGCCGCCTAATGAGCTCAGGTCTAGGCCGAGCAGAGGGGGCACCCGGTCGGACTCGGTTGGGCTCGGGCGGCCCCGCCTCCCCCCGCCCGCCAGGCGGGCTCTTCTCGACGGCGCGGGGCGGGCCCTGCGGGCGCGGGGCTGAAGGCGGAACCACGACGGGCAGAGGGCACGGAGCCGGGAAGCCCCTGGGCGCCCGTCGGAGGGCCCAGCGCGGCGCGGAGGGCTATGGAGCAGCGGCCGCGGGGCTGCGCGGCGGTGGCGGCGGTGAGTTGAGACGCAGGAGGCGAGGGGCAGCTTTGAGCCCTGTCCCAAGAGCCTCGGTGAAGGAAGGGGCCCCGGGCGCGTCTCCACTCCAAGCCTCACTGGGGGCTGGGTTGGCCGCCCCTTCCGATCTCGTTAGAGGCTCCTCCAGGGCGTAGCCCTTCCACTGAGAGGAAACCCCTCCCAGGAGGGTCTGGGGGCCCCAGGCAGAGCATTATCAGTGTCCCTCCCCCAACAGAAAgcatgggtgggggtgggggcgctgCCGGATCCCTGCTCTGGTGGAGGGGAAACTTGTGAGGGGCTGGCAAGCGCCCCCTCCGAAGCCTGGTGTGTGCGCAGGGGGAAGGAAGTTAGTTTCCTCTCCACCCATGGGCACCCCTTCTGCCCGGGGCCTGGGAAGTGGGCTGCTCTGTGGGCAAATGCTGGGGCCTCTGAAATGGAGGAGAGGCGGCAGGGAGAGGCCCCACGTGGGCAGCTGCGCTGAGAGTCAGCAGCACCTGTCCCCCAGGCGCTCCTCCTGGTGCTGCTGGGGGCCCAGGCCCAGGGCAGTACTCGTAGCCCCAGGTGTGACTGTGCCGGTGACTTCCACAAGAAGATTGGTCTGTTTTGTTGCAGAGGCTGCCCAGCGGGTAAGTGGCCACAGGGGTGGGAGAGGCATGGGGCAGGCAGGGCTGGAGAGGTGGTGGGCAGGCCCAGGAGGTAAGAGGAGGCTGGCAGGGGAGGTAGGGGTAGGCTGACAGAGAAGTAGGGAgctggagagaaagagggagggagggcagggtggGAAGCAGGTCGGGGGTTGCTGGGCAGCCCCTCTGCCTGCCTGACCCCTGCCTGGTTCCACAGGGCACTACCTGAAGGCCCCTTGCACGGAGCCCTGCGGCAACTCCACCTGCCTTCTGTGTCCCCAAGACACCTTCTTGGCCTGGGAGAACCACCATAATTCTGAATGTGCCCGCTGCCAGGCCTGTGATGAGCAGGGTGAGGGGCTTCTCAGTGCTTGGCAGGGAGTTCCTAAGGACAGGCCTTTCTGAAGGAAGTGGCTGGCTCGGGCCCAAACTTGGGGTGTGAGGGTCCTGCACCCACCCTTGCCAGAACCCTCCACCCTGATCCTCCTTCAGGGTGCCCTTGCCCCTTCTCTCTTCCTGGTGACCTTCCCATCTCTCCATGTGCCTTGGCCTCTGGTCGGCCTTAATCTCTGAGCTTCTCTCTTTTTTAGGGTAGCCCTGTACCTGTCTGTCTTTCACCTACTTCTGTCTTCATTATCTTGGGATAATGCCTCTGCCTCTCCATGGGAGCCTTTGGCCCTGACTAACTCTCCACTCCCCATCTCCCTGCACCCCcaccagcctcccaggtggcGCTGGAGAACTGTTCAGCAGTGGCCGACACCCGCTGTGGCTGTAAGCCAGGCTGGTTTGTGGAGTGCCAGGTCAGCCAATGTGTCAGCAGTTCACCCTTCTACTGCCAACCATGCCTAGACTGCGGGGCCCTGCACCGCCACACACGGCTACTCTGTGAGTACCCCCACCCAGGGCTCTCTACTCCGAGACCCCCTTCTCCCTGCCTGACCCACTCCTGTcccatggtgacgcatgcctctCCTGGATTGCAGGTTCCCGCAGAGATACTGACTGTGGGACCTGCCTGCCTGGCTTCTATGAACATGGCGATGGCTGCGTGTCCTGCCCCACGTAATTCCTAGCTGTCGTGGGATGGAGGGAAGGGCGGCTGGGAGCAGGGcaggggcctggggtggggcaggtGCTGCTGGTTCAGGAATAGGAAGAGGGGATAGGGAGGAGGGAGCCTTGGCCCTGTGATGGGTGGGCCCCACTTCAGGCAAACTTAGATGGCAAAAGAGAAATCTGGATTCACCTTAGCCAGATAAATAAGGGTATGTGCCTTCACTTTCAGCCAGCATTCCCCCCAGCGATCCTAGCCAGATATTACAGATGATTTGTCACTTATACAGAGAGTCACATTGATACAGCTTTAAAACTTGGGCtgaaggaggttgaggctgcagtgagctatgatcgtgccactgcacttcagcctgggcaacagagcgagacctattaaataaataaataaatattaaatctattaaatattaaataaatattaaatctattaaataaataaatacaaagggcTGAGAGTCAGGACTGTGCTGCTAGTTCTCTAGGGGATCTTGGGCAAGTGCAGAGAATTCGCGTCTCTGATGTGTGGTGTCCCTTTCTCAACATGGGATGTTAGCAGCTTATTCACAGACCTTTGATCAGAGGTAAGGGACTTTCTgtatctattcaagtcttttttttttttttttttttttttttttgagatggagacttgctctgtcacccaggctggagtgcagtggcacgatcttggctcactgcaacctctgccgcctgggttcaagtgattctcctgcctcagcctcccaagtagctgggactacaggagcccaccaccacccccggctaattttttgtatttttagtagagacagggtttcaccatgttagccaagatggtcttgatctcctgacctcgtgatccacccgccttggcctcccaaagtgctgggattacaggcatgagccaccgcgcccggcctccattcAAGTCTTTATTGAATATCTGCTATGTTCTacacactgttctaggtgctggggatgcaACAGGGGACAAAATAGGCAAAATCCCTGTCCTTTTGGGGTTGACATTCTAGTGACTCTTCATGTAGTCTAGAAGAAGCTCAGTGAATAGTGTCTGTGGTTGTTACCAGGGACACAATGACAGGAACATTCTTGGGTAGAGTGAGAGGCCTGGGGAGGGAAGGGTCTCTAGGATGGAGCAGATGCTGGG is a window encoding:
- the PLEKHG5 gene encoding pleckstrin homology domain-containing family G member 5 isoform X5, with the protein product MDDESPAEKKGLRCQNPACMDKGRAAKVCHHADCQQLHRRGPLNLCEACDSKFHSAMHYDGHVRFDLPPQGSVLARNVSTRSCPPRTSPAVDLEEEEEEENSVDGKGDRKSTGLKLSKKKARRRHTDDPSKECFTLKFDLNVDIETEIVPAMKKKSLGEVLLPVFERKGIALGKVDIYLDQSNTPLSLTFEAYRFGGHYLRVKAKPGDEGKVEQGVKDSKSLSLPILRAAGTGPPALERVDPQSRRESLDILAPGRRRKNMSEFLGEASIPGQEPPTPSSCSLPGGSSGSTNSGDSWKNRAASRFSGFFSSGPSTSAFGREVDKMEQLEGKLHTYSLFGLPRLPRGLRFDHDSWEEEDDEDEDEDNACLRLEDSWRELIDGHEKLTRRQCHQQEAVWELLHTEASYIRKLRVIINLFLCCLLNLQESGLLCEVEAERLFSNIPEIAQLHRRLWASVMAPVLEKARRTRALLQPGDFLKGFKMFGSLFKPYIRYCMEEEGCMEYMRGLLRDNDLFRAYITWAEKHPQCQRLKLSDMLAKPHQRLTKYPLLLKSVLRKTEEPRAKEAVVAMIGSVERFIHHVNACMRQRQERQRLAAVVSRIDAYEVVESSSDEVDKLLKEFLHLDLTAPIPGASPEETRQLLLEGSLRMKEGKDSKMDVYCFLFTDLLLVTKAVKKAERTRVIRPPLLVDKIVCRELRDPGSFLLIYLNEFHSAVGAYTFQASGQALCRGWVDTIYNAQNQLQQLRAQEPPGSQQPLQSLEEEEDEQEEEEEEEEEEEGEDSGTSAASSPTIMRKSSGSPDSQHCASDGSTETLAMVVVEPGHTLSSPEFDGGPFSSQSDETSLSTTASSATPTSELLPLGPVDGRSCSMDSAYGTLSPTSLQDFVAPGPMAELVPRAPESPQAPSPPPSPRLRRRTPVQLLTCPPYLLKSKSEASLLQLLAGAGTHGTPSAPSRSLSELCLAVPAPGIRTQGSPQEAGPSWDCRGAPSPGSGPGLVSCLAGEPAGSHRKRCGDLPSGASPRVQPEPPPGVSAQHRKLTLAQLYRIRTTLLLNSTLTASEV